One segment of Pseudobythopirellula maris DNA contains the following:
- the trmD gene encoding tRNA (guanosine(37)-N1)-methyltransferase TrmD, translating into MRFDVLTLFPEIFSGYLGQSLLKLAIDRGLVDVQLHNIRDWAKGKHHNVDDRPFGGGPGMLIMPGPAVEAVEAVRPQSDNPGRLLLLTPQGRRLDQRMAEDLSQAGRILLLCGRYEGFDQRVTDLLEPEEVSIGDYVLNGGEVAAMTIIDAVVRLVPGVLGDEESSVQDSFSRGNRILEHAQYTRPREYRGLGVPEVLLSGNHPDIAAWRERDARERTEQRRGDLLGDKDPSE; encoded by the coding sequence ATGCGTTTCGACGTGCTCACCCTCTTCCCGGAGATCTTCTCCGGCTACCTGGGCCAGAGCCTGTTGAAGCTGGCGATCGACCGCGGCCTGGTCGACGTGCAGTTGCACAACATCCGTGACTGGGCCAAGGGCAAGCACCACAACGTTGACGACCGGCCCTTTGGCGGCGGCCCAGGCATGCTGATCATGCCCGGCCCCGCGGTCGAGGCCGTCGAGGCCGTCAGGCCTCAGAGCGACAACCCGGGCCGGCTCCTGCTGCTCACGCCGCAGGGCCGCCGACTCGACCAACGCATGGCGGAAGACCTGTCCCAGGCGGGGCGGATCTTGCTGCTGTGCGGCAGATACGAGGGCTTCGACCAGCGGGTGACCGACCTGCTCGAGCCCGAAGAGGTGAGCATCGGTGACTACGTCCTCAACGGGGGCGAGGTCGCCGCGATGACGATCATCGACGCCGTGGTGCGACTCGTGCCGGGCGTCTTAGGAGACGAAGAGAGCAGCGTCCAAGACTCGTTCAGTCGAGGCAACCGCATCCTGGAGCACGCCCAGTACACCCGGCCCCGCGAGTACCGCGGACTGGGGGTCCCCGAGGTGCTGCTCTCGGGCAACCACCCCGACATCGCCGCCTGGCGAGAGCGGGACGCGAGAGAACGGACCGAACAACGCCGCGGCGACCTGTTGGGCGACAAAGACCCCAGCGAGTGA
- a CDS encoding ArsR/SmtB family transcription factor, whose translation MTVAEPLDKAFQALANPTRRAVVERLVQGSATVSELAAPFSMALPSFLQHLRMLEEAGLVESSKRGRTRTFRVKPKRLKRASDWLTQQRELWEKRLDQLDTYIESMEKSDE comes from the coding sequence ATGACTGTGGCTGAGCCTCTCGACAAAGCGTTCCAGGCGCTAGCGAACCCAACGCGGCGAGCCGTCGTCGAGCGTCTCGTCCAGGGGTCGGCGACGGTGAGTGAATTAGCGGCCCCCTTCTCGATGGCCTTGCCGTCGTTCCTTCAGCATCTCCGGATGTTAGAGGAAGCTGGTTTGGTCGAATCGAGCAAGCGCGGGCGTACCCGCACGTTCCGCGTGAAGCCCAAGCGTCTGAAGCGTGCTTCTGACTGGCTCACTCAGCAACGCGAGCTGTGGGAGAAGCGATTGGACCAACTCGACACCTATATTGAATCGATGGAGAAGAGCGATGAGTGA
- the rplS gene encoding 50S ribosomal protein L19 encodes MSKQILDLVEKASLKQGDDLPQFEIGDTVNVHTRILEGDKERIQIFTGVVIARSGSGSKEMFAVRRIVNNEGVERKFPVHSPRIAKVEVVRSAVVRRAKLYYLRDRVGKATRLKERRTDQAKNKA; translated from the coding sequence ATGTCCAAGCAGATTCTCGACCTCGTCGAAAAAGCGAGCCTCAAGCAGGGCGACGACCTGCCCCAATTCGAGATCGGCGACACGGTCAACGTGCACACCCGCATCCTCGAAGGCGACAAAGAGCGGATCCAGATCTTCACCGGTGTGGTGATCGCCCGCAGCGGCAGCGGCTCGAAGGAGATGTTCGCGGTCCGGCGGATCGTGAACAACGAGGGCGTGGAGCGCAAGTTCCCGGTCCACTCGCCGCGCATCGCCAAGGTCGAGGTCGTCCGCTCGGCCGTGGTCCGTCGCGCGAAGCTCTACTACCTCCGCGACCGCGTCGGCAAGGCCACGCGCCTCAAGGAACGCCGCACCGACCAGGCCAAGAACAAGGCCTGA
- the rpsD gene encoding 30S ribosomal protein S4: MSRYTGPKARINRRLGGQIFESAGALRATNRKPEPPGMHPRPRKVSTYGESMREKQKIKYYYGLGERQLRKLFDQAGRMSGNTGENLLLLCERRLDSVVRLSGLTHTRPQARQGVSHGHFTVNGRFCDIPSAQVRAGDVIHVKRRQNIVGLYRGRVAEFNGQTADWLAFDEENLKVIVHRLPTAEDITLPVSVEMVVELMSR; the protein is encoded by the coding sequence ATGTCTCGCTACACCGGGCCGAAGGCCCGCATCAACCGCCGTTTGGGCGGCCAGATCTTCGAGAGCGCCGGCGCCCTCCGCGCCACCAACCGCAAGCCCGAGCCCCCGGGCATGCATCCTCGCCCCCGCAAGGTTTCGACCTACGGCGAGTCGATGCGCGAGAAGCAAAAGATCAAGTACTACTACGGGTTGGGCGAGCGTCAGCTGCGCAAGCTCTTCGATCAAGCGGGCCGCATGAGCGGCAACACGGGCGAGAACCTGCTGCTCCTGTGCGAGCGTCGGCTCGACAGCGTGGTGCGGCTCTCGGGCCTCACCCACACCCGCCCGCAGGCGCGGCAGGGCGTGAGCCACGGTCACTTCACCGTGAACGGTCGCTTCTGCGACATCCCCTCGGCCCAGGTGCGTGCGGGCGACGTGATCCACGTCAAGCGTCGCCAGAACATCGTCGGGCTCTACCGCGGCCGCGTCGCCGAGTTCAATGGCCAGACGGCCGACTGGCTCGCGTTCGACGAGGAGAACCTGAAGGTAATTGTCCACCGCCTGCCGACAGCCGAAGACATCACCCTGCCGGTGTCGGTCGAGATGGTCGTCGAACTCATGTCGCGCTAG
- the rpsP gene encoding 30S ribosomal protein S16: MSVRIRMKKMGRSHRHFFRICAMDKRSPRDGKVLEELGTYDPHVGETDARASLNKERIDYWLSVGAQPSENVAVLIKKYGTDGTHADAQREALGRLSLPADVSDPDMPEAPKPPEPEPAEEAAAEGEASEDKPTDEAASEAPAEEAKADEAPAEEKKEEASAE; the protein is encoded by the coding sequence GTGTCCGTTAGAATCCGCATGAAGAAGATGGGCCGCTCCCACCGCCACTTCTTCCGCATTTGCGCCATGGACAAGCGGTCGCCCCGCGACGGCAAGGTGCTCGAAGAGCTTGGCACCTACGACCCGCACGTCGGTGAGACCGACGCCCGCGCTTCGCTCAACAAGGAGCGCATCGACTACTGGCTGAGCGTCGGAGCCCAGCCGTCGGAGAACGTCGCCGTGCTGATCAAGAAGTACGGCACCGACGGCACGCACGCCGACGCCCAGCGCGAGGCGCTCGGTCGTCTGTCGCTGCCGGCCGACGTGTCCGACCCGGACATGCCCGAAGCCCCCAAGCCGCCCGAGCCGGAGCCGGCCGAAGAGGCCGCCGCCGAGGGCGAGGCGTCGGAGGACAAGCCGACCGACGAGGCCGCCAGCGAGGCGCCCGCCGAAGAGGCCAAGGCCGACGAGGCGCCCGCCGAGGAGAAGAAGGAGGAGGCTTCGGCCGAGTGA
- a CDS encoding SRPBCC family protein: MSDSREIDPELDLVLERVVDVRPELLWKAWTDPEHLKRWFTPKPWETVECEIDLRPGGVFSTTMRSPEGEVLPANPGCYLEVVENRKLVFTDALGPGFRPKASPFMTAVVLFEPDGTGTRYTAIAMHADEEGRQKHEEMGFLTGWGKALDQLVEFAKSLG; this comes from the coding sequence ATGAGTGACAGCCGCGAAATCGATCCCGAGCTCGACCTCGTTCTCGAACGTGTCGTCGATGTTCGGCCCGAGTTGCTTTGGAAGGCGTGGACCGACCCCGAGCACCTCAAACGCTGGTTTACGCCGAAGCCGTGGGAGACCGTCGAGTGCGAGATCGACCTCAGGCCAGGCGGGGTGTTTAGCACCACCATGCGTTCGCCGGAGGGTGAGGTGCTGCCCGCTAACCCTGGTTGCTACCTCGAAGTCGTCGAGAACCGCAAGCTGGTGTTCACCGACGCGCTCGGACCCGGATTCCGGCCGAAGGCAAGTCCGTTCATGACGGCGGTGGTTCTGTTTGAACCCGACGGCACAGGAACCCGTTACACAGCGATTGCGATGCACGCCGACGAAGAAGGGCGGCAGAAACACGAAGAGATGGGTTTCCTCACAGGCTGGGGCAAGGCCCTCGACCAGCTTGTGGAGTTCGCCAAGTCGCTCGGGTGA
- a CDS encoding DUF2461 domain-containing protein, which produces MPSAPKFAGFPLGTLRFLEELSKNNRRDWFEKNRERYESEVRGPALAYIAAMERPLARVSPQFLAVPKKVGGSLMRIHRDVRFSKDKSPYKTNVGIQFRHAAGKDVHAPGLYLHIAPDGCFLGSGVWRPESSALAAIRRAIDADPSAWRKARDNKRFRAAWDLQGESLKRAPKGYPIDHPMIEDLRRKDHIAGCKIEPDELMSPDIVKETTAKFVATKPYLAFLCDAIGVEF; this is translated from the coding sequence ATGCCCTCCGCCCCAAAGTTCGCCGGATTCCCCTTAGGAACGCTTCGTTTCTTGGAGGAACTGTCTAAGAACAACCGCCGTGACTGGTTCGAGAAGAATCGCGAGCGGTACGAGAGCGAAGTGCGTGGGCCCGCACTGGCGTACATCGCGGCGATGGAGCGTCCGCTGGCGAGGGTCTCGCCGCAGTTCTTGGCCGTGCCGAAGAAGGTGGGCGGATCGCTTATGCGCATCCACCGCGACGTGAGGTTCAGCAAGGACAAGTCGCCCTACAAGACGAACGTCGGGATCCAGTTCCGCCACGCCGCGGGCAAGGACGTCCACGCCCCGGGGCTCTACCTGCACATCGCTCCGGACGGCTGCTTCCTGGGGTCGGGCGTATGGCGACCGGAATCGAGTGCGCTCGCCGCCATCCGTAGGGCGATCGACGCTGACCCATCCGCTTGGCGTAAAGCTCGCGACAACAAACGGTTCCGCGCCGCTTGGGACCTCCAAGGCGAGTCGCTCAAGCGGGCGCCCAAAGGCTACCCGATCGACCACCCGATGATCGAAGACCTCCGACGAAAGGACCACATCGCAGGCTGCAAGATCGAGCCGGACGAGCTGATGTCGCCCGACATCGTGAAGGAGACGACGGCCAAGTTCGTGGCGACGAAGCCGTACTTGGCGTTCTTGTGCGACGCGATCGGCGTGGAGTTTTGA